A region of Toxorhynchites rutilus septentrionalis strain SRP chromosome 1, ASM2978413v1, whole genome shotgun sequence DNA encodes the following proteins:
- the LOC129762121 gene encoding uncharacterized protein LOC129762121 — protein MRSYVFAVHKRYCLHCCFTGREGCCRCCWDWQLSDCGSFASGYMKEPLPAGLCRTALVGDSPDRSGCETQQLVRLKPAQQSSIKMEYPQHSEQIKELQDTVITLRQDIPKLYKGLLMKECQVRANNLVEAKFNIPHQNMELLQNLRTIDLDGASLRGGPTQMRELHRRTHQLQDCLQHVRNQK, from the exons ATGAGGAGCTATGTGTTTGCTGTGCATaaac gttattgtctgcattgctgttttacgggacgtgagggttgttgccgttgctgctgggattggcaactcagcgattgtgggagctttgctagtgggtatatgaaAGAACCACTACCGGCGGGCTTGTGCCGTACTGCTTTAGTTGGAGACTCACCTGATCGTTCCggttgtgagacacaacagctagttcgactgaaaccggcccagc AATCATCAATTAAAATGGAGTATCCGCAACATTCAGAACAAATTAAAGAGCTTCAAGATACAGTGATTACCCTACGGCAAGATATTCCGAAATTATACAAAGGGCTTCTGATGAAAGAGTGCCAAGTTAGGGCCAATAATTTA GTAGAAGCAAAATTCAACATTCCGCATCAAAATATGGAATTATTGCAAAACTTACGTACAATAGATTTGGATGGTGCCAGTCTACGCGGGGGCCCAACGCAGATGAGGGAACTTCACAGACGTACCCATCAGCTTCAGGATTGTTTACAGCATGTGCGGAACCAAAAATGA
- the LOC129762122 gene encoding uncharacterized protein LOC129762122 — MGTYWTNCGRKINARIVQKSPNVLNLLIENTELNQERLLRLKIAAAILFMYAFFILASRGSLWIHGGFLAILALVTYSYTKIVKTENLVLVKDFALQYSTNFIGGGTKNVLIPIKHIQDIVINEVFHNLKVVFMLSVLTRGNLFKAKPVVTLLNHLNPIVDCLEMIYNELYSILDLEND; from the exons ATGGGCACATACTGGACGAATTGTGGCAGGAAAATAAACGCAAGAATCGTACAGAAATCGCCCAATGTGCTTAATTTACTGATTGAGAATACCGAGCTCAATCAGGAGCGGCTCCTGCGGTTAAAGATAGCCGCGGCGATACTTTTCATGTATGCTTTCTTTATTCTAGCCAGCAGAGGTTCTTTATGGATTCATGGAGGATTCCTAGCGATATTAGCATTAGTTACCTACAGCTATACTAAAATAGTTAAAACCG aaaatttgGTTCTTGTGAAAGATTTTGCATTGCAATATTCAACCAATTTCATCGGAGGTGGAACTAAAAATGTGTTAATACCAATAAAACACATTCAGGATATTGTTATCAATGAAGTGTTCCACAAT TTGAAGGTTGTTTTTATGCTCTCAGTTCTAACCAGAGGGAATCTATTTAAAGCTAAGCCAGTAGTGACGCTCCTCAAT CATCTAAACCCCATAGTGGATTGTTTGGAGATGATTTATAACGAACTTTATTCGATTTTAGACTTGGAAaatgattga